AACTACCTCTTATAGGAAACTTACACCAACTTGGTTCATTGCTTCATCGTAGCCTAACAAAATTATCACAAAAATATGGTCCATTAATGCATATAAAACTAGGTGAAATTTCAATCATAGTTGTTTCTTCCCCTGAAATTGCCAAAGAAATAATGAAAACACATgacacaaaattttcaaataggCCACATATTCTAGCTGCTGATATTATAACCTATGGTTTAAAAGGCATGACATTTTCACCTTATGGTAGTTATTGGAGACAAATGAGAAAAATTTGCACTTTTGAACTATTAACACCAAAACGTGTTGAATCATTTAAATCAATTAGGGAACATGAGGTGTCAAATATTGTTAAGGAGATAGGTTTGAGTGAAGGGTCATCTATTAATCTTACTAAGATGATTAATTTATTTGCTTATGGCTTAACATCAAGAATTGCCTTAGGTGGAAAATCTGAAGATCAAGAAGCATTTATGGTTGCTATGAAGGATGTTTCAAGATTAGTTGGTGGTTTTTCTGTAGCTGATTTGTTTCCTTCTTTTAAAGTGCTTCATTATTTGACAGGTATAAGATTTAAAGCTGAGAAGATGCATAAAGAAATTGATAGGATTCTTGAGAAAATTCTTAGATATCATCAATTGGATACAAGTTTAGAAAAAGAAGGTGAAGACTTTGTTGATGTATTGTTGAGGCTTCAGAAGCAGAACAACCTTGAGCATCCTCTGTCTGATAGGATTATCAAAGCAAACATGTTGGTTagtattttttccattttaaaaaagaaataagtttggaaaagagaaaaattattgTTAACCATTTTACGACCGTTCCAAATAAGTTTGAACTTCACTTATAAAGTCAAACTCTTATCGTTGAACTGATACCCACTACGAGAAAACACCAATTTCGGGGGCCAAAAGCCCCCAAGAACAACCAAATTATAGTTCTCAAGAAGTAAAAACTTGTTGGCAGCCAATTGACAGCAAAAATCTGTCAACAAATAGCTTCTCGCTATATTTCTTGGCTGCTAAAGTCGCCAACA
This portion of the Trifolium pratense cultivar HEN17-A07 linkage group LG3, ARS_RC_1.1, whole genome shotgun sequence genome encodes:
- the LOC123918881 gene encoding cytochrome P450 71D10-like, translated to MEFEPKNISSSMFIIPFFLFTVFILIWISKKSKPSNSKLPPGPPKLPLIGNLHQLGSLLHRSLTKLSQKYGPLMHIKLGEISIIVVSSPEIAKEIMKTHDTKFSNRPHILAADIITYGLKGMTFSPYGSYWRQMRKICTFELLTPKRVESFKSIREHEVSNIVKEIGLSEGSSINLTKMINLFAYGLTSRIALGGKSEDQEAFMVAMKDVSRLVGGFSVADLFPSFKVLHYLTGIRFKAEKMHKEIDRILEKILRYHQLDTSLEKEGEDFVDVLLRLQKQNNLEHPLSDRIIKANMLDIFSAGSGTVAKTLEWAMSELIRNPRLMEKTQIEVRNVFDAKGHVDETNLHELKYLKAVIKETLRLHGPVTLLLPRECSENCEINGYEIPAKTKVIVNSYAVGMDPNYWDEPEKFYPERFIDSIIDYKGLDFQFIPFGAGRRMCPGTTFGTINVEILLANLLFHFDWKMINGVKAEELDMSEVFGLSVRRKHDLYLIPIMYHSTVE